From Pseudomonas fluorescens, one genomic window encodes:
- the dinB gene encoding DNA polymerase IV: MTQRKIIHVDCDCFYAAIEMRDDPTLASKPLAVGGSADRRGVIATCNYEARAYGVRSAMSSRHALKLCPDLVIVKPRMDAYREASKEIQGIFRDYTDLIEPLSLDEAYLDVSESSHFNGSATRIAQDIRRRVSNQLHITVSAGVAPNKFLAKIASDWKKPNGLYVITPDQVEDFVSHLPVSKLHGVGKVTADKLSRLGIADCLQLRDWSKLALVREFGSFGERLWGLARGIDERQVQNDSRRQSISVENTYDVDLPDLVSCLDKLPELLETLNGRMARIDSSYRPGKPFVKVKFHDFTQTTLEQAGAGRDLGSYQLLLTQAFNRGGKPVRLLGIGVRLQDLRGGFEQLDLFSR; this comes from the coding sequence ATGACGCAACGCAAAATCATCCACGTCGACTGCGACTGTTTTTATGCCGCCATCGAGATGCGTGACGATCCGACGCTCGCCAGCAAACCACTGGCGGTGGGCGGGTCGGCGGACCGGCGTGGGGTGATTGCAACCTGCAACTATGAGGCGAGAGCTTATGGCGTGCGGTCGGCTATGTCATCGCGTCACGCGCTTAAGCTGTGCCCGGACCTGGTAATCGTCAAGCCGCGGATGGACGCTTATCGTGAAGCGTCAAAGGAAATCCAGGGGATCTTTCGCGACTACACCGATCTCATCGAGCCGTTGTCGCTGGATGAGGCTTACCTTGATGTGTCAGAAAGCAGTCATTTCAACGGCAGCGCCACGCGTATTGCCCAGGATATCCGACGCCGGGTTTCCAATCAGTTGCACATCACCGTCTCGGCGGGCGTGGCGCCTAACAAATTCCTGGCGAAGATCGCCAGTGACTGGAAGAAACCCAATGGTTTGTACGTGATCACGCCGGATCAGGTCGAAGATTTCGTCTCGCATTTGCCCGTCAGCAAGCTGCACGGTGTGGGCAAGGTCACGGCGGACAAACTGTCACGGCTGGGAATTGCCGATTGTTTGCAACTGCGCGACTGGAGCAAGTTGGCGTTGGTGCGCGAATTCGGCAGCTTCGGCGAGCGTTTATGGGGCCTGGCCCGTGGGATAGATGAGCGGCAGGTACAAAACGACAGCCGACGTCAATCAATCAGTGTGGAGAATACCTACGATGTCGATCTGCCCGATTTGGTCAGTTGCCTCGATAAGCTGCCCGAGCTACTGGAGACTCTGAACGGTCGCATGGCGCGTATCGACAGCAGTTATCGTCCGGGGAAACCCTTCGTCAAAGTGAAATTCCATGACTTTACCCAGACCACACTTGAGCAGGCCGGGGCGGGTCGGGATCTGGGCAGCTATCAACTGTTGCTGACGCAGGCGTTCAATCGGGGCGGCAAGCCAGTGCGATTGCTGGGGATTGGGGTGCGCTTGCAGGATTTGCGCGGCGGGTTTGAACAGTTGGATCTGTTCAGCCGTTAG
- a CDS encoding proline--tRNA ligase yields the protein MRTSQFLLATQKETPSDAVVVSHQLMLRAGMIRKLASGLYTWLPMGLRVMRKVEAVVREEMNAAGSLEVLMPSTQPAELWQESGRWEEYGPELLRFKDRHGRDFCAGPTHEEVITDLMRNELSSYKQLPINLYQIQTKFRDEIRPRFGLMRGREFIMKDAYSFHADQASLQVTYDRMHEAYCNVFSRLGLKYRPVEADNGSIGGAGSHEFHVLAESGEDDIVFSNGSDYAANIEKAEAVPRETSRPAPAEELRLVDTPDTKTIAALVEKFNLPIEKTIKTLIVHAEEPGKLIALIIRGDHELNEIKAAQQPGVASPLVMASDAELRDAIGAGAGSLGPLNLPLPIIIDRSVELMSDFGIGANIDDKHYFGVNWERDLPVPTVADLRNVVAGDPSPDGKGTLEIKRGIEVGHIFQLGNKYSKAMKCEVLGENGKPVTLEMGCYGIGVSRVVAAAIEQNNDEKGIIWSDTLAPFQIALVPLRYETELVREATDKLYAELTAAGFEVLLDDRDKKTSPGIKFADMELIGIPHRIVVSDRGLADGNLEYKSRTEAEPQALPVAEVLSFLQARIRR from the coding sequence ATGCGCACCAGTCAATTTTTGCTCGCCACACAGAAAGAAACGCCTTCCGACGCGGTTGTCGTCAGCCATCAGCTGATGCTGCGTGCCGGCATGATCCGCAAACTCGCCTCGGGCCTGTACACCTGGCTGCCCATGGGCTTGCGAGTGATGCGCAAGGTGGAAGCCGTCGTTCGCGAAGAAATGAACGCCGCCGGCTCGCTTGAAGTGTTGATGCCGAGCACTCAACCGGCTGAGCTGTGGCAGGAATCCGGACGCTGGGAAGAATACGGCCCTGAACTGCTGCGTTTCAAAGACCGCCATGGTCGCGACTTCTGCGCGGGCCCGACCCACGAAGAAGTGATCACCGACCTGATGCGCAACGAGTTGAGCAGCTACAAACAGCTGCCGATCAACCTGTACCAGATCCAGACCAAATTCCGTGACGAAATCCGCCCACGTTTCGGCTTGATGCGTGGCCGCGAATTCATCATGAAGGACGCCTACTCCTTCCACGCCGATCAGGCATCGCTTCAGGTCACTTACGACCGCATGCATGAAGCCTATTGCAACGTGTTCTCGCGCCTGGGCCTGAAATACCGCCCAGTGGAAGCGGACAACGGCTCCATTGGCGGCGCTGGCTCCCACGAGTTCCACGTCCTGGCCGAGTCTGGTGAAGACGACATCGTCTTCAGCAACGGCTCCGACTACGCAGCGAACATCGAGAAAGCCGAAGCCGTACCACGGGAAACGTCGCGCCCTGCGCCGGCCGAAGAGCTGCGCCTGGTCGATACCCCAGACACCAAGACCATTGCCGCGCTGGTGGAAAAATTCAATCTGCCGATTGAAAAGACCATCAAGACCCTGATCGTCCACGCCGAAGAGCCAGGCAAGTTGATTGCCCTGATCATTCGTGGCGACCACGAACTCAACGAAATCAAGGCCGCCCAGCAGCCTGGCGTTGCCAGCCCGCTGGTCATGGCCTCGGATGCCGAACTGCGTGACGCCATCGGTGCCGGCGCCGGCTCCCTCGGCCCGCTGAACCTGCCACTGCCGATCATCATCGACCGCTCGGTCGAGCTGATGAGCGACTTCGGTATCGGCGCCAACATCGACGACAAGCACTACTTTGGCGTCAACTGGGAACGCGACCTGCCGGTTCCAACCGTGGCCGACCTGCGAAATGTCGTCGCCGGCGATCCAAGCCCGGACGGCAAGGGCACCCTGGAAATCAAGCGCGGCATCGAAGTCGGGCACATCTTCCAGCTGGGCAACAAGTACAGCAAGGCGATGAAGTGCGAAGTACTGGGCGAGAACGGCAAGCCAGTGACCCTGGAAATGGGTTGCTACGGCATCGGCGTGTCCCGCGTAGTGGCTGCTGCCATCGAGCAGAACAACGACGAGAAAGGGATCATCTGGAGCGACACCCTCGCACCTTTCCAGATTGCCCTGGTGCCATTGCGCTACGAAACCGAACTGGTACGCGAAGCCACCGACAAGCTGTACGCAGAACTGACTGCCGCCGGCTTCGAAGTGTTGCTGGATGACCGCGACAAGAAAACCAGCCCGGGCATCAAGTTCGCGGACATGGAGCTGATTGGCATTCCGCACCGGATCGTGGTCAGCGACCGCGGCCTTGCCGATGGCAACCTGGAGTACAAGAGCCGTACCGAGGCCGAGCCGCAAGCGCTGCCGGTCGCTGAGGTACTGTCGTTCCTGCAGGCTCGTATCCGCCGCTGA
- a CDS encoding AmpG family muropeptide MFS transporter, translating to MPRKTWRAALAAYASPSTLVLLLLGFAAGLPYMLVFSTLSVWLREAGVARETIGYASLIGLAYAFKWVWSPLLDQWRLPLLGKLGRRRSWLVLSQGLVILGLVGMGFCDPQKHLSWLIAIAVVVAFASATQDIAVDAYRLEIADDTRQAALAASYMSGYRVAALLATAGALFFAEGFGSTGFNYQHSAWTGTYALFGLLMVPALLTSFFMREPPVPLRTQLSAGRYSFVHQLASVFVLIVLLVSLPAMFTQLYNTDFASVLFGDASPLDLLLEDRAFLRAILYVTLTAMCLSAMGRRGLAPVLTPVNDFVMRYRWQALLLLGLIATYRMSDTVMGVMANVFYIDLGFTKDQIAGVSKIFGLIMTLVGAGMGGLLIVRFGILPILFIGGAASAATNILFVMLADMGANLQMLIVTISLDNFSSGLATSAFVAYLSSLTNLKFSATQYALLSSIMLLLPRLIGGYTGVMVEKFGYHNFFIITAFLGVPTLILIAIHWYQESRREGPTPTPEPVASGKAIEES from the coding sequence ATGCCCCGTAAAACCTGGCGCGCCGCGCTCGCCGCATATGCCAGCCCCTCGACGCTTGTGCTGTTGTTGCTGGGTTTCGCCGCCGGCCTGCCGTACATGCTGGTGTTTTCAACGCTTTCCGTCTGGTTACGTGAGGCCGGTGTGGCCCGCGAAACCATTGGTTATGCCAGCCTGATCGGCCTGGCCTATGCATTCAAATGGGTATGGTCACCCCTGCTCGACCAATGGCGCCTGCCGTTACTTGGCAAACTCGGTCGACGACGCTCATGGCTGGTACTCTCCCAGGGCCTGGTGATTCTCGGTCTGGTCGGCATGGGATTCTGCGATCCGCAAAAACATCTGTCGTGGCTGATTGCGATTGCCGTCGTGGTGGCCTTTGCCTCGGCCACCCAGGATATCGCCGTCGACGCCTACCGCCTGGAAATCGCCGACGACACCCGCCAGGCGGCGCTGGCCGCCAGCTACATGTCCGGCTACCGGGTCGCGGCTCTGCTGGCAACTGCAGGAGCGCTGTTCTTCGCCGAGGGCTTCGGTTCCACCGGTTTCAACTACCAGCACTCGGCATGGACCGGCACCTACGCGCTGTTCGGCCTGTTGATGGTTCCGGCGCTGCTGACCAGTTTTTTCATGCGCGAGCCGCCAGTACCCCTGCGCACTCAACTGTCTGCCGGACGCTACAGCTTTGTGCATCAACTGGCGTCGGTGTTCGTGCTGATCGTGCTGCTGGTGTCACTGCCGGCGATGTTCACCCAGCTCTATAACACCGACTTCGCCAGCGTCCTGTTCGGCGATGCCAGCCCCCTCGACCTGCTGCTGGAAGACCGCGCCTTCCTGCGCGCAATTCTCTATGTAACCTTGACTGCCATGTGCCTGTCCGCCATGGGCCGTCGCGGCCTGGCACCGGTCCTGACGCCGGTCAACGACTTTGTCATGCGTTACCGCTGGCAGGCGCTGCTGCTGCTCGGCCTGATCGCCACCTACCGCATGTCCGACACGGTCATGGGCGTCATGGCCAACGTGTTCTACATCGACCTGGGCTTTACCAAGGACCAGATTGCCGGGGTCAGCAAGATCTTCGGCCTGATCATGACTCTGGTTGGCGCTGGCATGGGCGGCCTGCTGATCGTGCGCTTTGGCATCCTGCCGATTCTGTTTATCGGTGGCGCCGCCTCCGCCGCGACCAATATCCTGTTCGTGATGCTCGCCGACATGGGCGCCAACCTGCAGATGCTGATCGTCACCATTTCCCTGGACAACTTCAGTTCCGGCCTGGCGACTTCAGCGTTCGTGGCCTACCTGTCGAGCCTGACCAACCTGAAGTTTTCCGCTACTCAATACGCCCTGCTCAGCTCGATCATGCTCCTGCTGCCGCGCCTTATCGGCGGTTACACCGGGGTCATGGTGGAAAAATTCGGCTACCACAATTTCTTCATCATCACCGCCTTCCTCGGCGTACCGACGCTGATCCTGATCGCCATTCACTGGTACCAGGAAAGCCGTCGCGAAGGCCCGACGCCCACGCCTGAACCCGTGGCGAGCGGCAAGGCCATCGAAGAATCCTGA
- a CDS encoding MGMT family protein — protein sequence MSENEPEPQDPAQIRRTALYLTLAQVPEGKVVSYGQLAEMAGLGRAARWVGRTLSQLPGDSTLPWHRVLGAGGRISLPVGTPSGDEQRARLRLEGISILNNRVDIQRHGWRPVEHSG from the coding sequence GTGAGCGAGAACGAGCCCGAACCCCAGGACCCGGCACAAATCCGCCGAACGGCACTCTACCTGACCCTGGCCCAAGTGCCGGAGGGCAAGGTGGTGAGTTATGGCCAACTGGCCGAAATGGCCGGCCTGGGCCGCGCAGCGCGCTGGGTCGGGCGCACGCTGAGCCAACTGCCCGGCGACAGCACCTTACCCTGGCACCGCGTGCTCGGTGCCGGTGGGCGCATCAGCCTGCCCGTGGGCACTCCTTCAGGCGACGAACAACGGGCACGCTTGCGCCTGGAAGGCATCAGTATCCTGAACAATCGTGTTGATATTCAGCGTCATGGCTGGCGTCCGGTAGAGCACAGCGGTTAG
- a CDS encoding DUF481 domain-containing protein translates to MLSRTLLCLAVISACTPAFGDTVWLKNGDRLSGKIKLFDGGKLLIQTEYAGAIPIDWKQVKTLESDQELLVKQDAYTGEKAKALQPADEGKVTLANGEAPKTVELASIQQILKPKPVVEDLVWKGNVDIALDYQRAEKDTDDYDIDFKTSARHGKWRHTAEGEYNREFQDEEVTTDNWRAEYALDRFITDQWFWQGRLTYKRDKVEDLARQRTVGTGPGYQFWDDELGAFSLGSLLNRTDYEYADGGKDNFYSLAMKWDYNRYLMGKSVEFFTNGEVGKPLSGVADFALDAEMGLRYKVTDWASLNLKAERDIVSGSEDADFSKTRYTAGFGVTW, encoded by the coding sequence ATGTTGTCTAGAACCTTGCTCTGCCTTGCCGTCATAAGTGCCTGCACTCCCGCATTCGGGGATACCGTCTGGTTGAAGAATGGCGATCGCCTGAGCGGCAAGATCAAGCTGTTTGACGGCGGCAAATTGCTGATCCAGACCGAGTACGCCGGTGCGATTCCCATCGACTGGAAGCAGGTCAAGACACTGGAGAGTGATCAGGAGTTGCTGGTCAAGCAGGATGCTTACACCGGTGAAAAAGCCAAGGCCCTGCAGCCTGCCGATGAAGGCAAGGTCACGCTGGCCAATGGAGAGGCGCCGAAGACCGTGGAATTGGCGAGCATCCAGCAGATCCTCAAGCCCAAGCCAGTGGTCGAAGACCTCGTGTGGAAAGGCAATGTTGATATCGCCCTGGATTACCAGCGGGCGGAAAAAGACACCGATGACTACGACATCGACTTCAAAACCTCTGCCCGCCATGGCAAATGGCGTCATACCGCGGAAGGGGAATACAACCGTGAGTTCCAGGACGAAGAAGTCACCACCGATAACTGGCGCGCTGAGTATGCCCTGGACCGGTTTATCACTGATCAGTGGTTCTGGCAGGGGCGTTTGACCTACAAGCGTGACAAGGTCGAGGACCTGGCTCGCCAGCGTACCGTCGGTACCGGTCCGGGGTATCAGTTCTGGGATGACGAGTTGGGAGCGTTCTCGCTGGGTTCGCTGCTCAATCGCACTGACTATGAATACGCGGATGGCGGCAAGGACAACTTCTATTCGTTGGCGATGAAGTGGGACTACAACCGTTACCTGATGGGTAAGTCAGTGGAGTTCTTCACCAATGGCGAGGTGGGTAAGCCGCTCTCGGGTGTGGCGGATTTCGCCCTCGATGCGGAAATGGGCTTGCGCTACAAGGTCACGGACTGGGCATCGCTCAATCTCAAGGCTGAACGCGATATTGTCAGCGGTTCCGAGGACGCAGACTTCAGCAAGACTCGCTATACCGCAGGATTCGGCGTTACCTGGTAA
- a CDS encoding cold-shock protein: MSNRQTGTVKWFNDEKGFGFITPQSGDDLFVHFKAIQSDGFKSLKEGQQVSFIATRGQKGMQAEEVQVI, translated from the coding sequence ATGTCTAATCGCCAAACCGGTACCGTTAAGTGGTTCAACGATGAAAAAGGCTTCGGCTTCATCACTCCACAATCCGGTGACGACCTGTTCGTTCACTTCAAAGCTATCCAATCCGACGGCTTCAAAAGCCTGAAAGAAGGCCAACAGGTTTCTTTCATCGCTACCCGCGGTCAGAAAGGCATGCAAGCTGAAGAAGTTCAAGTTATCTAA
- the dcd gene encoding dCTP deaminase codes for MSIKSDKWIRRMAQEHGMIEPFVERQMRGEGADRLISFGVSSYGYDVRCADEFKVFTNINSATVDPKNFDEKSFVDVKSDVCIIPPNSFALARTVEFFRIPRNVLTICLGKSTYARCGIIVNVTPLEPEWEGHVTLEFSNTTTLPAKIYANEGVAQMLFFESDEQCEVSYKDRGGKYQGQRGVTLPRT; via the coding sequence ATGAGCATCAAATCGGACAAGTGGATTCGCCGCATGGCGCAAGAGCACGGCATGATCGAGCCCTTCGTGGAGCGTCAGATGCGTGGCGAAGGCGCTGATCGATTGATCTCTTTCGGTGTATCGAGCTACGGCTACGACGTGCGCTGCGCCGATGAATTCAAGGTGTTCACCAACATCAATTCGGCCACAGTCGATCCGAAGAATTTCGACGAGAAGAGCTTTGTCGACGTCAAGAGCGATGTCTGCATCATTCCGCCGAACTCTTTCGCCCTGGCCCGAACCGTCGAATTCTTCCGTATTCCGCGCAATGTACTGACGATTTGCCTGGGCAAGAGCACCTATGCCCGCTGTGGCATTATCGTCAACGTCACGCCGTTGGAACCTGAGTGGGAAGGTCACGTGACCCTGGAGTTTTCCAACACTACCACCCTCCCGGCGAAGATCTATGCGAACGAAGGCGTGGCGCAGATGCTGTTCTTCGAATCCGACGAGCAGTGTGAAGTGTCCTACAAGGACCGCGGTGGCAAGTACCAGGGCCAGCGTGGCGTGACCCTGCCGCGCACCTGA
- a CDS encoding ABC transporter ATP-binding protein, with protein MYKLTIEGLHKYYGSHEVLKGVSLKAKTGDVISLIGASGSGKSTFLRCINFLEQPNDGAMSLDGQAIRMIKDHSGLRVADEAELQRIRTRLAMVFQHFNLWSHMTVLENISMAPRRVLGVSKKDAEDRARRYLDKVGLAARVADQYPAFLSGGQQQRVAIARALAMEPEVMLFDEPTSALDPELVGEVLKVIQGLAEEGRTMIMVTHEMSFARKVSNQVLFLHHGLVEEEGTPEEVLGNPKSERLKQFLSGNLK; from the coding sequence ATGTACAAACTGACCATTGAAGGCCTGCACAAGTACTACGGCAGCCATGAAGTGCTGAAGGGTGTTTCGCTCAAGGCGAAAACCGGTGACGTGATCAGCCTGATCGGCGCCAGTGGTTCGGGCAAAAGTACTTTTTTGCGCTGCATCAACTTTCTCGAGCAGCCCAATGACGGCGCCATGAGCCTGGATGGCCAGGCCATCCGCATGATCAAGGACCACTCGGGCCTGCGCGTGGCCGACGAAGCCGAACTGCAACGAATTCGCACCCGCCTGGCCATGGTCTTCCAGCACTTCAACCTGTGGAGCCACATGACCGTGCTGGAAAATATCAGCATGGCTCCACGTCGAGTGCTGGGGGTGAGCAAAAAGGACGCCGAAGATCGCGCTCGCCGCTATCTGGACAAAGTCGGCCTCGCGGCGCGCGTGGCTGACCAATACCCCGCATTTCTTTCTGGCGGCCAACAGCAGCGTGTGGCAATCGCCCGCGCGCTGGCCATGGAGCCGGAAGTCATGCTGTTCGACGAACCGACTTCGGCCCTCGACCCGGAACTGGTGGGGGAAGTGCTCAAGGTGATTCAGGGGCTGGCGGAGGAAGGCCGGACGATGATCATGGTGACCCATGAAATGAGTTTCGCTCGCAAGGTATCGAATCAGGTGCTGTTTCTGCACCACGGACTGGTAGAGGAAGAAGGAACGCCTGAAGAGGTGTTGGGTAATCCGAAAAGTGAGCGCTTGAAACAGTTTCTCAGCGGCAACCTGAAGTAG
- a CDS encoding succinylglutamate desuccinylase/aspartoacylase family protein, with protein sequence MRHQIHDLLAPLPGTARQIHSFHFAPAQANGKIYIQSSLHADELPGMLVAWHLKQRLAELEAAGRLRSEIVLVPVANPIGLEQVLMDVPLGRYELESGQNFNRWFVDLSEEVANEIEGQLSDDPQHNLVLIRRSLRQALARHTASTQLQSQRLTLQRLACDADMVLDLHCDFEAVTHLYTTPEAWPQVEPLARYIGSKASLLATDSGGQSFDECFTLVWWQLQERFGEHFSIPLGSFSVTVELRGQGDVNHALASHDCQALINYLIGFGAIEGQPTPPPELPYPATPLAAVEPVATPIGGLLVYHARPGDYLQAGQLIAEIIDPISDQVTPVHCANAGLLYARSIRRMATAGMVIAHVAGLEAYRTGYLLSP encoded by the coding sequence ATGCGCCACCAGATTCATGACCTGCTTGCCCCGCTGCCAGGCACCGCCCGGCAGATCCACAGCTTTCACTTCGCTCCGGCCCAGGCCAACGGCAAGATCTACATCCAGTCCTCCCTGCATGCCGACGAACTGCCCGGCATGCTGGTGGCCTGGCATCTCAAGCAGCGCTTGGCCGAGCTTGAGGCCGCTGGCCGCTTGCGCAGTGAAATCGTGCTGGTGCCGGTGGCCAATCCGATCGGCCTGGAACAGGTGCTGATGGACGTGCCTCTGGGTCGCTACGAGCTGGAAAGCGGACAGAATTTCAATCGCTGGTTCGTCGACTTGAGCGAAGAAGTCGCTAACGAAATCGAGGGGCAACTCAGCGACGACCCGCAGCACAACCTGGTCCTGATTCGTCGCAGCCTGCGCCAGGCACTGGCACGGCATACGGCCAGTACGCAGTTGCAATCACAGCGCCTGACCTTGCAACGCCTGGCCTGCGACGCCGATATGGTGCTCGACCTGCATTGCGACTTCGAAGCCGTGACCCACCTGTACACCACCCCCGAGGCGTGGCCGCAGGTCGAACCTCTGGCGCGCTACATCGGTTCCAAAGCCAGCCTGCTTGCCACCGACTCCGGCGGTCAGTCGTTCGACGAATGTTTCACCCTGGTCTGGTGGCAATTGCAGGAGCGCTTCGGCGAGCATTTCAGTATTCCGCTGGGCAGTTTCTCGGTGACTGTCGAGTTGCGTGGCCAGGGGGACGTAAACCACGCATTGGCCAGCCACGACTGCCAGGCGCTGATCAATTACCTGATTGGCTTCGGCGCAATCGAAGGACAGCCCACGCCCCCGCCTGAACTGCCTTACCCAGCCACGCCACTGGCTGCGGTAGAACCGGTCGCCACACCGATTGGCGGCTTGCTGGTGTACCACGCGCGGCCGGGCGACTACCTGCAGGCCGGACAACTGATCGCCGAAATCATCGACCCGATCAGCGACCAGGTCACCCCGGTGCACTGCGCCAACGCCGGCCTGCTGTACGCCCGCTCGATCCGACGCATGGCCACTGCCGGCATGGTGATCGCCCATGTCGCCGGCCTTGAGGCTTACCGCACCGGCTACCTACTTTCGCCTTGA
- a CDS encoding ABC transporter permease yields MIELLQEYWRPFLYSDGYHMTGLAMTMWLLSASIFIGFLVSIPLSIARVSSKFYVRLPVQFYTYLFRGTPLYIQLLICYTGIYSLAAIRAQPVLDAFFRDAMNCTILAFALNTCAYTTEIFAGAIRSMNHGEVEAAKAYGLTGWKLYAYVIMPSALRRSLPYYSNEVILMLHSTTVAFTATIPDILKVARDANSATFLTFQSFGIAALIYLTVTFALVGLFRLAERRWLAFLGPTH; encoded by the coding sequence ATGATTGAACTTCTGCAGGAGTATTGGCGACCGTTCCTGTACAGCGACGGTTACCACATGACCGGTCTGGCCATGACCATGTGGTTGCTCAGCGCTTCGATCTTCATTGGCTTCCTGGTGTCGATTCCGCTGTCGATCGCCCGGGTCTCATCGAAGTTCTACGTGCGTCTGCCGGTGCAGTTCTACACCTACCTGTTCCGCGGCACGCCGCTGTATATCCAGCTGCTGATTTGCTACACCGGGATCTACAGCCTGGCCGCCATTCGCGCGCAGCCAGTGCTCGATGCGTTCTTCCGTGACGCCATGAACTGCACCATCCTCGCTTTTGCCCTGAACACCTGCGCCTACACCACGGAGATCTTTGCCGGGGCGATTCGCAGCATGAATCACGGCGAAGTCGAGGCGGCCAAGGCCTATGGTCTGACCGGCTGGAAGCTGTATGCCTACGTGATCATGCCTTCGGCCCTGCGCCGCTCGTTGCCGTACTACAGCAACGAAGTGATCCTGATGCTGCACTCGACCACCGTGGCGTTCACCGCGACCATCCCGGACATTCTCAAAGTGGCGCGTGATGCCAACTCGGCGACCTTCCTGACTTTCCAGTCGTTCGGCATTGCCGCATTGATTTACCTGACCGTCACCTTTGCCCTGGTCGGCCTGTTCCGACTGGCCGAACGCCGCTGGCTGGCGTTCCTCGGTCCGACTCACTAA
- a CDS encoding ABC transporter permease, protein MFEQLLQTLGLSAFSLKGFGPLLLQGTWMTIKLSVLSLLVAVLLGLLGASAKLSASRLLRVPAQCYTTLIRGVPDLVLMLLIFYSLQTWLTSFTDFMEWEYIEINPFSAGVITLGFIYGAYFTETFRGAILAVPRGQVEAATAYGLKRGQRFRFVVFPQMMRFALPGIGNNWMVMLKATALVSIIGLADLVKAAQDAGKSTYQLFYFLVLAALIYLLITSASNFVLRRLERRYAAGAREAVR, encoded by the coding sequence ATGTTCGAACAACTTTTACAAACCCTGGGGCTCTCGGCGTTCAGCCTGAAGGGCTTTGGTCCGCTGTTGCTGCAAGGCACCTGGATGACCATTAAGTTATCGGTGCTGTCGTTGCTGGTGGCGGTGCTACTCGGCCTGCTGGGCGCCAGCGCCAAGCTCTCGGCCTCACGACTGCTGCGCGTTCCTGCCCAGTGCTACACCACGCTGATACGCGGCGTCCCCGACCTGGTGCTGATGCTGCTGATTTTCTACAGCCTGCAAACCTGGCTGACGTCCTTTACCGATTTCATGGAATGGGAATACATCGAGATCAACCCGTTCAGCGCCGGGGTCATCACCCTGGGCTTTATCTACGGCGCCTATTTCACCGAAACCTTTCGCGGCGCGATCCTTGCCGTTCCTCGCGGGCAAGTCGAAGCCGCTACCGCCTATGGCCTAAAGCGCGGGCAGCGCTTTCGCTTCGTGGTCTTTCCGCAGATGATGCGTTTCGCCCTGCCCGGTATCGGCAACAACTGGATGGTGATGCTCAAGGCCACCGCGCTGGTGTCGATCATCGGCCTGGCCGACCTGGTCAAGGCGGCCCAGGATGCCGGAAAGAGCACTTACCAACTGTTCTATTTCCTGGTGCTCGCGGCCTTGATCTACCTGCTCATCACCAGCGCTTCGAACTTTGTCCTGCGCCGGCTTGAACGCCGCTATGCCGCAGGCGCCCGGGAGGCCGTACGATGA
- a CDS encoding transporter substrate-binding domain-containing protein, whose protein sequence is MKKALLTLSALALCMAAGSALAKEYKELRFGVDPSYAPFESKAADGSLVGFDIDLGNAICAELKVKCKWVESDFDGMIPGLKANKFDGVISSMTVTPAREKVIDFSNELFSGPTSFVFKKGSGLTEDTASLKGKTVGYEQGTIQEAYAKAVLDKAGVKTQAYANQDQVYADLISGRLDASIQDMLQAELGFLKSPQGGDYEVSKPVDSPMLPAKTAVGISKGNKELKALLDKGIKALHDDGTYATIQKKHFGDLNLYSGK, encoded by the coding sequence ATGAAAAAAGCATTGCTGACCCTTTCCGCACTGGCATTGTGCATGGCTGCGGGTTCCGCGCTGGCCAAAGAGTACAAAGAACTGCGTTTTGGCGTTGATCCTTCCTATGCACCCTTTGAGTCCAAGGCCGCCGATGGCAGCCTGGTGGGTTTCGACATCGATCTGGGCAATGCGATCTGTGCCGAGTTGAAGGTCAAGTGCAAATGGGTCGAAAGCGATTTCGACGGCATGATCCCGGGCCTCAAGGCCAATAAATTCGACGGCGTGATCTCCTCCATGACGGTGACCCCGGCTCGCGAGAAGGTCATCGACTTCTCCAACGAACTGTTCTCCGGTCCTACGTCCTTCGTCTTCAAGAAAGGCTCGGGCCTGACTGAAGATACTGCGTCGCTCAAAGGCAAGACCGTCGGCTACGAGCAGGGCACCATCCAGGAAGCCTACGCCAAGGCCGTACTCGACAAGGCCGGGGTGAAAACCCAGGCTTACGCCAACCAGGACCAGGTCTACGCCGACCTGATTTCCGGACGCCTCGACGCGTCGATCCAGGACATGCTGCAAGCCGAACTGGGTTTCCTGAAGTCGCCACAAGGCGGTGACTACGAAGTCAGTAAGCCAGTCGATAGCCCGATGCTGCCAGCGAAAACGGCTGTCGGTATCTCGAAAGGTAACAAAGAGCTGAAGGCCCTCCTGGATAAAGGTATCAAAGCGTTACACGATGATGGCACCTACGCCACCATTCAAAAGAAACACTTCGGTGATTTGAATCTGTACAGCGGTAAATAA